CCTGCTTTTCCTTGATCTCTCCGGCCAGTTTGATAATTTCGGAACCTATCAGCGTTTCGGCTAAATGAGACAGTTTCATAACCCCAAATTTTAGTTTTTTATGAATGATGATTTTTGCGCCGCAAAAGTAACCGTTTTATTAATAATTTGAAACAATCACGCCCGGTCTTTTCACTATTTTCAATGAACCGCGCATTTCTACGTGATTTGTCTAAAAAATACCCGTTATTCTGCATTTTTCCGCAAACATTCCGCCCGGCAGGATGCTGGTTGCCTGTTCTGTATGTTGACAAATGCACCGGGGCGGATAACCAAAAGATTTTATCTTTGTTTACTTACATTTGCAACAATTATCAAGTAACCTTATGAAGTTTATCGTTTCTTCCTCTACTTTATTAAAACAATTGCAACAGATCAGCGGTGTTATTAACTCCAACACAGTATTGCCGATCCTGGAAGATTTCCTTTTCCTGATAGACAAGAATGAGCTCACCGTAGTGGCAACGGACCTGGAAACCGTTATGAAGGTAAAGCTGGAGGTGGAAGCCAAAGAGAATGGCCGCATCTGTATTCCCGCCAAGATCCTGATGGACTCCCTCAAGAACCTGCCGGATCAGCCGCTGACCTTCAATATCGATCTCAACTCCTTTGCCGTGGAGATCACGTCGGACAATGGCAAGTACAAAGTAATGGGCGAGAACCCGGAAAACTTCCCGAAGGAGCCCGCCGCCGAAGATGCCACCAATTTCACGATGACCGCCTCTGCCCTCATCACCGCCATCAACAAGACGCTCTTCGCCGTGAGCAACGACGATCTCCGCCCCCAGATGACCGGTGTGTTCTTTGAGCTGCAGCCGGAAAATATCACTTTCGTGGCCACCGATGCACACCGCCTCGTCAAATACATCCGTACCGATGTGAAATGCCCGCAGGCAGACAGCTTCATCGTGCCCCGGAAACCGCTGAACCTCCTCAAATCCGCCATTCCCGATAACGAAAGCGAGATCAGGGTAGCCTACAGCAGCAACCACTTCTTTGTATCGCACGACAATGCGCAGATGATCTGCCGCCTCATCGATGCCCGGTTCCCGGACTATAAAGTAGTGATCCCGAAGGAAAACCCCTACCGCCTCACCCTCGTGAAAAGCGACTTCCAGAACGGCCTGAAAAGGGTCAGCGTATTCGCCAACAAAAGCACCAACCAGGTAGCCCTCAGCATCAGCGGCAGCGAATTGCAGCTGTCCGCCCAGGATGTGGACTTCTCCTTCGAAGGTAACGAGCGCATGAACTGCCAGTACAGCGGGGAAGACATGCAGATCGCCTTCAATGCCAAATTCCTCATTGAAATGCTGCATGCCGCAGAAGGAGACGAGATCACCATCGACCTGAGCGCCCCCACCAAAGCCGGTATCCTTCGTCCTGTTGAAAAAGCGGAGAATGAGGATCTGTTGATGCTGGTCATGCCTTTGCTGCTTAACAACTAATCTATCTTTTTCAGATATCAGAAAAGCCTGCACCGAAAGCGATGCAGGCTTTTCTTATGCAGATGCCTGTCATTGATGCTATATTGTACCCTTTTCAAATATCCCGCCTGTAAATTCTCATCTGCCCTCAAATACTCCTGGCACTCCCTTTTTCCTAATCACTCCCCCCGTCTCCCATTAGTTAAACTTATACATTATCAAAACACTCTATCTGACAAACCGCCCGGATTAATTAACAATTTGTTATTATATAAAGTATTCTATCAATGAATTGCTTGATTTTCCCGGAACAAAAAATCCGCTGAAACCCGCTACAATTGGGCGAAATGTCGTAATTTTTCACTGTCGTTGTAACTGATACATGTTCTAACCCTAGCCTACCTACGAAATACCCCTTAAATTTATGATCGACTTTTTTGAACATATTCCATCTTATTACAGAACTGCTATGCTCGTAGCCGGCCTGGTACTGCTATGGGTCATAGAAGGGGTTATTCCCCGCATGCGTTTTTCGGATAAGCATAATAAATACCGGCATGCCGGCACCAACCTCTTTTTTACCCTCACCACCGCAGCGGTGAATCTTGCATTTGCCTTTCTTATTATAAAAGCATCCATGTGGACGGCCCGGGAGCAGTTCGGCCTGCTGTACAGCCTTTCCCTGCCCCTCTGGCTGCATGCCCTGCTGGCTGTGCTGATGATGGACTTCATCGGGGCTTACCTGGTGCATCTCGTACAGCATAAAGTAGCCTGGATGTGGCATTTTCACAAGATACATCATACGGACAAGGAAGTGGATGCCACCACGGCCCTGCGCCATCACCCCGTGGAAAGCGTTTTCCGCGTAGGGGCGTTGTTCATTGCTATTGTGACCATGGGCATACCGGTATGGATGGTGATGCTGTACCAGTCTTTATCCGCCTTCATGAGCCAGTTCAATCACGCGAATATTCATTTACCGCACTGGCTGGACAAAACGTTAAGCTGGATCATTGTGTCGCCGGACATGCACAAGGTGCATCACAGCCGCTATCAGCCGGAAACAGATTCAAACTATGCCAATATTTTTTCGATATGGGACCGCCTCTTTGGTACGTTCGTGACGGTGAAAGATACGGCCAGCCTGCGTTACGGGCTGGATGAATACCAGGATGCGCGGTACAGCCAGATAGGTCCCTTGCTGAAAGCGCCTTTTGAAGAAGTCCCTGACCCTGGCGGACAGGCAAGCTTGCAACAATAGTCATTTATTTTTATCACCTATATAATCGATTCAACATGCCACACACAACAAGTCTCCCCAAGATCGCGGGATACGTTTCAATTTTCATCGGTGTGCTGTCCGCTGCATTCTCTTTTGTGACCAGTTCGCCGGAGGCGGCCATGTACCTGGGCGGAGCTGCCGTGGTAGCCTGCCTTGCAGCCGGAGTGATCGCCCGCAAGAATATTGATGAACTGCAAATGGCCGTGGCGGGGTTATTCCTGTCTATCGTAGGTTGCGCTGTCGGCGCATGGCAGGTCTATAATTTCTAGGTCTGAACAGAGCGGGGCTACAAGTTCCTCTTTTCGGGTGCCGGCGTAAAAACCGTAACCTGATGAAGAAAACCTCCCGAATCCGGATCGGGGAACTTGCCACGCGTCTTATTTTCCCTTACGCTGCCGCGTAAACCGCTCCAGGTAACCCGCCGCAGCATTGATCGGGAAAAGCACCAGCGCAGTATCGTTCAGCGCCCTCACCAGCATGGTGTCAATCGCAGGGCCCGCATTCTCCACGCCCTCTGCATGGCTCCATAATATCAGCGTATCATGTGAAAGTTCCCATTTATCGTACAGCAGCGTATGCATGTTGACGGATACTGCTTTGCCATTCTTCCGCAGCTCGATCCCCTGTAAAATACTGTCTATACCCGGTACCGGCTGTATCCATTTGCCCGGCAGCAATGTTGCATCCACTTCGGCCATTGCTGTATCTGCCTGTGCCTTCAGCGTATCCGGAAATTGTGTGCCCGTATCCAGAGATGGCACCAGGCTGTTGTTCCGCGCACTGTCGCTATCATTCGCCGCCTGCTGTTTTGGTTGACAGGCCGCCAATATCAACGCCAGGCCTGCTATCATACCGGGTTTTATCATACCGAAAATTTATGGGTCAGTTACCGATATATCAAAGATAATGCTAAATGCCGGTCCCGATTTGGAAATTGGAAAACAAGGCCCTAGATTTACATCACTTTAGGGGTGTTCCGGGAAACCGGAACTGAGATGATACCCTCAGTCACCTGATGCAGTTCACACTGCCGTAGGGAAAAGTAAACTGAACTCCTTCTCATCTTCACATCCTTAAAGTTTATTGTTTCACCTAAACTCCTTGCAAACATGGAAGTGCTTGTAAACAATAAACTTTATGCGGTGCAGCCGGAAACAACCGTTACTGCACTCTTACAGTTTATTCAACTCTCATCGCTAAAAGGCGTTGCCGTCGCCGTCAATCAACAGGTAGTCCCGAAAACGGACTGGCCCGGAACATTTTTGCGCCCGGATGACCAGGTGACCATCATACGGGCCACCCAGGGCGGTTGATCCGATCTGTGAGCCGGGCCGCCGGCCGCTGTTCAGCATCGTTGCGTCGCACACTTGTACGGCTGTTCCGCTATGGGCGGACGAAGCATCCTTTTATTCATCATGGCCGGCCAGCGCCGCCGGCACAATACGATCACCATGAAAAACATCATCAGCCGGGAACCCTTCCCCGCGTCAAAAAAGATCCATGTCAAAGGCTCCCGGCACGATATCAGCGTAGCCATGCGGGAGATAACGTTAACGGACACACGTCTGCATGGGCGGCATGGCGAAACAGAACCCAATGCGCCCGTTACCGTGTACGACACCAGCGGTCCATATACCGATCCTGAAGCTATGATAGATGTCCGCAAGGGCCTGCCACGCCTGCGGGAACCGTGGATCAGCGGTCGCGGAGACGTGGACCAGCGCGGTGAGTTCACTTCTCAATACGGCCGCGAACGTCTGGCGGACCCTGCAACACAGCAGCTCCGCTTTGAGCACCTGCGCCTGCCTTACAAGGCAAAACCCGGCGCCAATGTCTCCCAGATGCACTACGCCCGAAAAGGCATCATCACTCCCGAAATGGAATACATCGCCATCCGGGAAAACCAGCGCGCGGAAACGCTTTTCTCCGCCAGCAATGCCCTCTGGCACCAGCATAAAGGCAACAACTTCGGTGCGGGTATGTCCGAAAAATGGATCACACCGGAATTCGTTATGCAGGAAGTAGCCGCCGGCCGCGCCATCATCCCCGCCAATATCAATCACCCGGAAAGCGAACCGATGATCATCGGCCGCAATTTCCTCGTGAAGATCAACGCCAACATCGGCAACTCGGCCGTTACCTCCAGCATAGAGGAAGAAGTGGAAAAGGCCGTGTGGGCCTGCCGCTGGGGCGCAGATACCATTATGGACCTCAGCACCGGCAAACACATCCACGAAACCCGGGAATGGATCATCCGCAACAGCCCTGTGCCCATCGGCACCGTGCCCATTTACCAGGCCCTGGAAAAAGTGAACGGGAAAGCGGAGGAGCTGACCTGGGAACTCTTCCGGGACACACTTATTGAACAGGCGGAACAGGGAGTGGACTATTTCACCATCCATGCCGGGGTGCTGTTGCGGTATATACCGTTAACGGCTAAACGAATGACGGGAATTGTGTCGCGCGGCGGTTCGATCATGGCCAAATGGTGCCTCTCCCATCATAAGGAAAGCTTCCTTTACACCCATTTCGGAGAGATCTGCGAGATCATGAAAGCCTATGATGTGGCCTTCTCCCTGGGAGACGGCCTGCGGCCGGGCGCTATTGCCGATGCCAATGATGCGGCACAATTCGCGGAACTTGAAACACTCGGAGAACTCACCAAAGTGGCCTGGGAACAGGATGTGCAGGTGATGATAGAAGGGCCCGGACATGTGCCGATGCAGCTCATCAAAGAGAATATGGACAAGCAGCTGAAGCACTGCCATGAAGCGCCGTTCTACACGCTCGGCCCCCTCACCACGGATATTGCCCCCGGCTATGACCATATCACCTCCGCCATCGGCGCGGCCATGATCGGCTGGTTCGGCACGGCCATGCTTTGTTATGTTACGCCCAAGGAACACCTGGGGCTGCCCAACCGGGAAGACGTGAAGCAGGGTGTGATCACCTATAAACTGGCCGCTCACGCAGCTGACCTCGCCAAAGGGCACCCTGGCGCGCAGCACCGGGACAATGCCCTGAGCAAAGCCCGCTTCGAATTCCGGTGGGAAGATCAGTTCAATCTCTCCCTCGATCCCGATACGGCTCGCAGCTATCACGATGAAACGCTGCCGGCGGAAGGCGCTAAAGTGGCGCATTTCTGCTCCATGTGCGGCCCGCA
This genomic stretch from Chitinophaga sp. XS-30 harbors:
- the dnaN gene encoding DNA polymerase III subunit beta, with the translated sequence MKFIVSSSTLLKQLQQISGVINSNTVLPILEDFLFLIDKNELTVVATDLETVMKVKLEVEAKENGRICIPAKILMDSLKNLPDQPLTFNIDLNSFAVEITSDNGKYKVMGENPENFPKEPAAEDATNFTMTASALITAINKTLFAVSNDDLRPQMTGVFFELQPENITFVATDAHRLVKYIRTDVKCPQADSFIVPRKPLNLLKSAIPDNESEIRVAYSSNHFFVSHDNAQMICRLIDARFPDYKVVIPKENPYRLTLVKSDFQNGLKRVSVFANKSTNQVALSISGSELQLSAQDVDFSFEGNERMNCQYSGEDMQIAFNAKFLIEMLHAAEGDEITIDLSAPTKAGILRPVEKAENEDLLMLVMPLLLNN
- a CDS encoding sterol desaturase family protein, coding for MIDFFEHIPSYYRTAMLVAGLVLLWVIEGVIPRMRFSDKHNKYRHAGTNLFFTLTTAAVNLAFAFLIIKASMWTAREQFGLLYSLSLPLWLHALLAVLMMDFIGAYLVHLVQHKVAWMWHFHKIHHTDKEVDATTALRHHPVESVFRVGALFIAIVTMGIPVWMVMLYQSLSAFMSQFNHANIHLPHWLDKTLSWIIVSPDMHKVHHSRYQPETDSNYANIFSIWDRLFGTFVTVKDTASLRYGLDEYQDARYSQIGPLLKAPFEEVPDPGGQASLQQ
- a CDS encoding lipocalin family protein codes for the protein MIKPGMIAGLALILAACQPKQQAANDSDSARNNSLVPSLDTGTQFPDTLKAQADTAMAEVDATLLPGKWIQPVPGIDSILQGIELRKNGKAVSVNMHTLLYDKWELSHDTLILWSHAEGVENAGPAIDTMLVRALNDTALVLFPINAAAGYLERFTRQRKGK
- the thiS gene encoding sulfur carrier protein ThiS — its product is MEVLVNNKLYAVQPETTVTALLQFIQLSSLKGVAVAVNQQVVPKTDWPGTFLRPDDQVTIIRATQGG
- the thiC gene encoding phosphomethylpyrimidine synthase ThiC, with protein sequence MKNIISREPFPASKKIHVKGSRHDISVAMREITLTDTRLHGRHGETEPNAPVTVYDTSGPYTDPEAMIDVRKGLPRLREPWISGRGDVDQRGEFTSQYGRERLADPATQQLRFEHLRLPYKAKPGANVSQMHYARKGIITPEMEYIAIRENQRAETLFSASNALWHQHKGNNFGAGMSEKWITPEFVMQEVAAGRAIIPANINHPESEPMIIGRNFLVKINANIGNSAVTSSIEEEVEKAVWACRWGADTIMDLSTGKHIHETREWIIRNSPVPIGTVPIYQALEKVNGKAEELTWELFRDTLIEQAEQGVDYFTIHAGVLLRYIPLTAKRMTGIVSRGGSIMAKWCLSHHKESFLYTHFGEICEIMKAYDVAFSLGDGLRPGAIADANDAAQFAELETLGELTKVAWEQDVQVMIEGPGHVPMQLIKENMDKQLKHCHEAPFYTLGPLTTDIAPGYDHITSAIGAAMIGWFGTAMLCYVTPKEHLGLPNREDVKQGVITYKLAAHAADLAKGHPGAQHRDNALSKARFEFRWEDQFNLSLDPDTARSYHDETLPAEGAKVAHFCSMCGPHFCSMKITQEVREFAAGKGVAEEAALSAGMEEQSKAFIRQGGEIYL